Proteins found in one Bacillus subtilis subsp. subtilis str. 168 genomic segment:
- the gpsA gene encoding NADPH-dependent glycerol-3-phosphate dehydrogenase (Evidence 1a: Function from experimental evidences in the studied strain; PubMedId: 7592341, 12682299, 15557260; Product type e: enzyme), whose amino-acid sequence MKKVTMLGAGSWGTALALVLTDNGNEVCVWAHRADLIHQINELHENKDYLPNVKLSTSIKGTTDMKEAVSDADVIIVAVPTKAIREVLRQAVPFITKKAVFVHVSKGIEPDSLLRISEIMEIELPSDVRKDIVVLSGPSHAEEVGLRHPTTVTASSKSMRAAEEVQDLFINHNFRVYTNPDIIGVEIGGALKNIIALAAGITDGLGYGDNAKAALITRGLAEIARLGTKMGGNPLTFSGLTGVGDLIVTCTSVHSRNWRAGNLLGKGYKLEDVLEEMGMVVEGVRTTKAAYQLSKKYDVKMPITEALHQVLFNGQKVETAVESLMARGKTHEMEDLVNTFENQVK is encoded by the coding sequence ATGAAAAAAGTCACAATGCTTGGAGCGGGGAGTTGGGGAACAGCACTGGCTTTAGTTCTAACTGATAATGGAAATGAAGTGTGTGTGTGGGCTCACCGTGCAGATTTAATTCATCAAATTAATGAGTTGCATGAAAACAAAGATTATTTGCCGAATGTTAAGCTGTCTACATCCATTAAAGGAACAACAGATATGAAAGAGGCTGTTTCAGACGCAGATGTCATTATCGTTGCGGTCCCGACAAAAGCAATTCGGGAAGTGCTGAGACAGGCTGTCCCTTTTATAACGAAAAAGGCAGTCTTTGTTCATGTCAGCAAGGGTATTGAGCCAGATTCACTTCTGCGCATTTCTGAAATTATGGAAATTGAGCTCCCGAGTGATGTCAGAAAAGATATCGTTGTCCTTTCCGGCCCGAGTCATGCGGAAGAAGTAGGGCTGCGGCACCCCACAACTGTTACTGCATCTTCAAAGAGCATGAGGGCAGCAGAAGAGGTGCAGGATCTATTTATTAATCACAATTTTCGGGTGTACACAAATCCTGACATTATCGGAGTTGAAATCGGAGGGGCTTTAAAAAATATTATTGCCCTTGCTGCAGGAATTACAGATGGTTTAGGGTACGGTGACAATGCCAAAGCTGCTTTGATTACACGCGGACTTGCCGAAATCGCGAGACTCGGAACGAAAATGGGCGGAAATCCCTTGACGTTCTCTGGATTGACAGGAGTAGGCGATCTGATTGTGACGTGCACAAGTGTTCATTCCAGAAACTGGCGTGCGGGCAATTTGCTCGGAAAAGGGTACAAGCTTGAAGATGTTCTTGAAGAGATGGGAATGGTAGTCGAAGGCGTCCGCACGACGAAAGCGGCTTATCAGCTTTCGAAGAAATATGATGTTAAAATGCCGATTACAGAAGCTCTCCATCAGGTCCTATTCAACGGACAAAAAGTGGAAACCGCTGTTGAATCTTTAATGGCGAGAGGGAAAACCCACGAGATGGAGGATTTGGTAAATACGTTTGAAAATCAAGTGAAGTAA
- the hbs gene encoding non-specific DNA-binding protein HBsu (Evidence 1a: Function from experimental evidences in the studied strain; PubMedId: 1382620, 9106208, 10224127, 10231583, 10715001, 11931565, 19210617; Product type f: factor), with protein sequence MNKTELINAVAEASELSKKDATKAVDSVFDTILDALKNGDKIQLIGFGNFEVRERSARKGRNPQTGEEIEIPASKVPAFKPGKALKDAVAGK encoded by the coding sequence ATGAACAAAACAGAACTTATCAATGCGGTTGCAGAAGCAAGCGAATTGTCTAAAAAAGACGCTACAAAAGCAGTTGACTCTGTTTTTGATACGATCTTAGATGCACTTAAAAACGGTGATAAAATCCAACTGATCGGTTTTGGTAACTTCGAGGTGCGTGAACGTTCTGCACGTAAAGGACGCAATCCTCAAACAGGTGAAGAAATCGAAATTCCAGCAAGCAAAGTACCTGCTTTCAAACCAGGTAAAGCGCTTAAAGACGCAGTTGCCGGAAAATAA
- the folEA gene encoding GTP cyclohydrolase I (Evidence 1a: Function from experimental evidences in the studied strain; PubMedId: 1551827, 12559918, 14717702, 17032654; Product type e: enzyme) — translation MKEVNKEQIEQAVRQILEAIGEDPNREGLLDTPKRVAKMYAEVFSGLNEDPKEHFQTIFGENHEELVLVKDIAFHSMCEHHLVPFYGKAHVAYIPRGGKVTGLSKLARAVEAVAKRPQLQERITSTIAESIVETLDPHGVMVVVEAEHMCMTMRGVRKPGAKTVTSAVRGVFKDDAAARAEVLEHIKRQD, via the coding sequence ATGAAAGAAGTTAATAAAGAGCAAATCGAACAAGCTGTTCGTCAAATTTTAGAAGCGATCGGAGAAGACCCGAATAGAGAAGGGCTTCTTGATACTCCGAAAAGAGTCGCAAAGATGTATGCCGAAGTATTCTCCGGCTTGAATGAAGATCCAAAAGAACATTTCCAGACTATCTTCGGTGAAAACCATGAGGAGCTTGTTCTTGTAAAAGATATAGCGTTTCATTCTATGTGTGAGCATCACCTTGTTCCCTTTTATGGAAAAGCACATGTTGCATATATCCCGCGAGGCGGAAAGGTCACAGGACTCAGCAAACTGGCACGTGCCGTTGAAGCCGTTGCAAAGCGCCCGCAGCTTCAGGAACGCATCACTTCTACAATTGCAGAAAGCATCGTAGAAACGCTTGATCCGCATGGCGTAATGGTAGTGGTTGAAGCGGAACACATGTGCATGACGATGCGCGGTGTAAGAAAACCGGGTGCGAAAACTGTGACTTCAGCAGTCAGAGGCGTTTTTAAAGATGATGCCGCTGCCCGTGCAGAAGTATTGGAACATATTAAACGCCAGGACTAA
- the mtrB gene encoding tryptophan operon RNA-binding attenuation protein (TRAP) (Evidence 1a: Function from experimental evidences in the studied strain; PubMedId: 15099736, 15588817, 16285852, 16306262, 17114058, 28069823; Product type r : regulator), translating to MNQKHSSDFVVIKAVEDGVNVIGLTRGTDTKFHHSEKLDKGEVIIAQFTEHTSAIKVRGEALIQTAYGEMKSEKK from the coding sequence ATGAACCAAAAGCATTCAAGTGATTTTGTCGTCATTAAAGCCGTTGAGGACGGAGTGAATGTGATCGGCCTGACAAGAGGAACAGACACAAAGTTTCACCATTCCGAAAAACTCGACAAGGGAGAAGTGATCATCGCTCAGTTTACAGAGCATACTTCTGCCATTAAAGTCAGAGGAGAGGCACTGATTCAAACCGCGTACGGAGAAATGAAAAGCGAAAAAAAATAA
- the fni gene encoding isopentenyl diphosphate isomerase (typeII) (Evidence 1a: Function from experimental evidences in the studied strain; PubMedId: 12798687, 14745175, 15206931; Product type e: enzyme) → MTRAERKRQHINHALSIGQKRETGLDDITFVHVSLPDLALEQVDISTKIGELSSSSPIFINAMTGGGGKLTYEINKSLARAASQAGIPLAVGSQMSALKDPSERLSYEIVRKENPNGLIFANLGSEATAAQAKEAVEMIGANALQIHLNVIQEIVMPEGDRSFSGALKRIEQICSRVSVPVIVKEVGFGMSKASAGKLYEAGAAAVDIGGYGGTNFSKIENLRRQRQISFFNSWGISTAASLAEIRSEFPASTMIASGGLQDALDVAKAIALGASCTGMAGHFLKALTDSGEEGLLEEIQLILEELKLIMTVLGARTIADLQKAPLVIKGETHHWLTERGVNTSSYSVR, encoded by the coding sequence GTGACTCGAGCAGAACGAAAAAGACAACACATCAATCATGCCTTGTCCATCGGCCAGAAGCGGGAAACAGGTCTTGATGATATTACGTTTGTTCACGTCAGTCTGCCCGATCTTGCATTAGAACAAGTAGATATTTCCACAAAAATCGGCGAACTTTCAAGCAGTTCGCCGATTTTTATCAATGCAATGACTGGCGGCGGCGGAAAACTTACATATGAGATTAATAAATCGCTTGCGCGAGCGGCTTCTCAGGCTGGAATTCCCCTTGCTGTGGGATCGCAAATGTCAGCATTAAAAGATCCATCAGAGCGTCTTTCCTATGAAATTGTTCGAAAGGAAAACCCAAACGGGCTGATTTTTGCCAACCTGGGAAGCGAGGCAACGGCTGCTCAGGCAAAGGAAGCCGTTGAGATGATTGGAGCAAACGCACTGCAGATCCACCTCAATGTGATTCAGGAAATTGTGATGCCTGAAGGGGACAGAAGCTTTAGCGGCGCATTGAAACGCATTGAACAAATTTGCAGCCGGGTCAGTGTACCGGTCATTGTGAAAGAAGTCGGCTTCGGTATGAGCAAAGCATCAGCAGGAAAGCTGTATGAAGCTGGTGCTGCAGCTGTTGACATTGGCGGTTACGGGGGAACAAATTTCTCGAAAATCGAAAATCTCCGAAGACAGCGGCAAATCTCCTTTTTTAATTCGTGGGGCATTTCGACAGCTGCAAGTTTGGCGGAAATCCGCTCTGAGTTTCCTGCAAGCACCATGATCGCCTCTGGCGGTCTGCAAGATGCGCTTGACGTGGCAAAGGCAATTGCGCTGGGGGCCTCTTGCACCGGAATGGCAGGGCATTTTTTAAAAGCGCTGACTGACAGCGGTGAGGAAGGACTGCTTGAGGAGATTCAGCTGATCCTTGAGGAATTAAAGTTGATTATGACCGTGCTGGGTGCCAGAACAATTGCCGATTTACAAAAGGCGCCCCTTGTGATCAAAGGTGAAACCCATCATTGGCTCACAGAGAGAGGGGTCAATACATCAAGCTATAGTGTGCGATAA
- the ypzI gene encoding putative sporulation-related protein (Evidence 3: Putative function from multiple computational evidences), producing the protein MGKDRQEKKLKASGRVESDRDQSIHYDGATSLEQNGRFKKRKS; encoded by the coding sequence ATGGGAAAAGACAGACAAGAGAAAAAACTCAAAGCTTCAGGCAGAGTCGAATCAGATCGCGACCAGTCCATTCACTATGACGGAGCGACAAGCCTTGAACAAAACGGAAGATTCAAAAAGCGAAAATCATAA
- the yphF gene encoding putative lipoprotein of unknown function (Evidence 3: Putative function from multiple computational evidences; Product type lp: lipoprotein) codes for MGKLKCAIIFAAVVFLSGCLYPNERKSSVHAIPYQDQLKQVQSAVDEFQKANGGLLPIQTKDMSTPLYQKYPIDFNRLAPRYIAEPPSTAFESGGDYQYVLVDVENDPTVKLIDLKMAEKIRDVKLRIQMYRQEHQYPPYKDVLSRDLFTLDEKKLGDGSSLTVTSPISGNSLPLMIDGDGEIYADYRTELASCLKKSKKTFKPGTEIQDMIWHETPFVPAFSVKYTVNDKQEPVFLENDMKKE; via the coding sequence ATGGGTAAACTGAAGTGCGCAATCATTTTTGCGGCAGTCGTGTTTTTATCCGGATGTTTATATCCAAATGAACGGAAAAGCAGTGTGCATGCCATTCCTTATCAAGACCAGCTAAAGCAGGTTCAATCTGCTGTTGATGAATTTCAAAAGGCAAATGGAGGGCTGCTTCCTATTCAAACCAAAGATATGTCGACACCGCTATATCAAAAATATCCGATAGACTTTAACCGGTTAGCGCCAAGATACATAGCTGAACCTCCAAGTACGGCATTTGAAAGCGGGGGAGACTATCAATACGTGCTTGTTGACGTAGAGAACGATCCGACTGTTAAATTAATTGATCTAAAGATGGCAGAAAAAATTCGCGATGTGAAATTGCGCATCCAAATGTATCGTCAGGAGCATCAATATCCGCCTTACAAGGATGTGCTATCTCGTGATTTATTTACACTCGATGAGAAGAAGCTTGGGGATGGCAGCTCTCTTACAGTGACAAGCCCAATCTCAGGGAATTCCTTGCCGCTTATGATTGACGGAGACGGAGAAATATATGCCGATTACCGGACTGAGCTGGCTTCTTGCCTCAAAAAAAGCAAAAAAACGTTTAAACCCGGGACTGAAATCCAGGATATGATTTGGCATGAAACCCCCTTTGTCCCCGCGTTTTCTGTAAAATATACGGTAAATGACAAACAGGAACCTGTTTTTTTAGAAAATGATATGAAAAAGGAATGA
- the der gene encoding GTPase essential for ribosome 50S subunit assembly (maturation of the 50S subunit central protoberance) (Evidence 1a: Function from experimental evidences in the studied strain; PubMedId: 12682299, 16682769, 16894162, 16997968, 19246542, 23056455, 24822275, 27484475; Product type e: enzyme), which yields MGKPVVAIVGRPNVGKSTIFNRIAGERISIVEDTPGVTRDRIYSSAEWLNYDFNLIDTGGIDIGDEPFLAQIRQQAEIAMDEADVIIFMVNGREGVTAADEEVAKILYRTKKPVVLAVNKLDNTEMRANIYDFYSLGFGEPYPISGTHGLGLGDLLDAVAEHFKNIPETKYNEEVIQFCLIGRPNVGKSSLVNAMLGEERVIVSNVAGTTRDAVDTSFTYNQQEFVIVDTAGMRKKGKVYETTEKYSVLRALKAIDRSEVVAVVLDGEEGIIEQDKRIAGYAHEAGKAVVIVVNKWDAVDKDESTMKEFEENIRDHFQFLDYAPILFMSALTKKRIHTLMPAIIKASENHSLRVQTNVLNDVIMDAVAMNPTPTHNGSRLKIYYATQVSVKPPSFVVFVNDPELMHFSYERFLENRIRDAFGFEGTPIKIFARARK from the coding sequence ATGGGTAAACCTGTCGTAGCCATTGTCGGGAGACCAAATGTAGGAAAATCCACAATCTTTAACCGGATTGCGGGAGAAAGAATTTCAATAGTAGAAGATACCCCTGGCGTGACAAGGGATCGGATATACAGCTCGGCTGAATGGCTGAATTATGATTTTAATTTGATTGATACGGGCGGTATTGATATCGGTGATGAGCCGTTTTTAGCGCAGATTCGCCAGCAAGCTGAAATCGCCATGGATGAAGCGGACGTGATTATTTTTATGGTGAACGGCCGTGAAGGCGTGACAGCTGCTGATGAAGAAGTGGCGAAAATTTTGTACCGCACAAAAAAGCCTGTTGTTTTAGCGGTTAATAAACTGGATAACACAGAAATGAGAGCGAATATTTATGATTTTTATTCGCTAGGCTTTGGCGAGCCGTATCCAATTTCGGGAACACACGGACTCGGACTGGGTGATTTACTGGATGCCGTTGCAGAGCATTTTAAAAACATTCCTGAAACGAAATACAATGAAGAAGTTATTCAATTCTGTCTGATCGGACGTCCAAATGTCGGAAAGTCTTCACTTGTGAATGCGATGCTCGGCGAAGAACGCGTTATTGTCAGCAACGTGGCTGGAACGACAAGAGATGCTGTTGATACGTCATTTACTTACAACCAGCAGGAGTTTGTCATTGTCGATACTGCAGGTATGCGAAAAAAAGGGAAAGTCTATGAAACGACTGAGAAGTATAGTGTACTGCGGGCGCTAAAAGCGATTGACCGCTCAGAAGTCGTGGCGGTTGTGCTGGATGGCGAAGAAGGCATTATTGAACAGGACAAGCGTATCGCCGGTTATGCACACGAAGCGGGCAAGGCCGTCGTCATCGTCGTAAACAAATGGGATGCTGTTGACAAAGATGAGAGCACGATGAAAGAATTTGAAGAAAATATTCGCGATCATTTTCAATTTCTGGATTATGCGCCAATCCTATTTATGTCTGCCTTAACGAAAAAACGGATCCATACTCTGATGCCTGCGATTATCAAAGCTAGTGAAAATCATTCACTTCGAGTTCAAACAAACGTCTTAAATGATGTCATCATGGACGCTGTGGCAATGAATCCGACACCGACTCATAACGGTTCTCGTTTGAAAATTTACTATGCGACTCAAGTGTCGGTAAAGCCGCCAAGCTTCGTTGTGTTTGTAAACGATCCGGAACTGATGCATTTTTCATACGAACGGTTTTTAGAAAACCGAATCAGAGACGCGTTCGGTTTTGAGGGGACACCAATCAAAATATTTGCAAGAGCTAGAAAATAA
- the yphB gene encoding conserved membrane protein of unknown function (Evidence 4: Unknown function but conserved in other organisms), with protein MSDYIYPIIAGVIAGIATRLYMLKTDYRQYPTYVHGKVIHIALGLIAAGLGAIIMPALLQEEFTAITFLTLAATQFRDVRNMERNTLTQMDSYELVSRGSTYIEGIAIAFESRNYIVIFTALLTTSAYVFLSIWAAVIAAVVCFLLAMKFMSGSVLKDIVDIEYIKPRFDGPGLFVDNIYMMNIGLPEKQELILKHGMGFILTPKNFNSAATIANLGQRQAILFDVSNVLGVYRDSGEPSLTPIAKRDLNDGRVAVFVLPQIHHPETAVQIISNVPTLENAIRMPTEFIKNQDKVIG; from the coding sequence ATGAGTGATTACATCTATCCGATTATTGCTGGGGTCATTGCCGGAATTGCGACAAGGCTTTATATGCTGAAAACGGATTACCGCCAGTATCCGACCTATGTTCATGGGAAAGTGATTCACATCGCACTGGGGTTGATAGCGGCTGGTTTAGGTGCAATTATTATGCCGGCGCTTTTGCAGGAGGAATTTACGGCCATCACATTTTTAACATTGGCAGCGACGCAATTTAGAGATGTCCGAAACATGGAGCGGAACACATTGACGCAAATGGATTCGTATGAACTTGTCTCAAGGGGAAGCACATATATTGAGGGGATTGCCATTGCGTTTGAAAGCAGAAATTATATTGTGATCTTTACAGCGCTTTTGACAACCTCTGCGTATGTGTTTTTATCCATCTGGGCTGCAGTCATAGCGGCTGTCGTTTGTTTTTTACTGGCCATGAAGTTTATGTCGGGCAGTGTGTTGAAGGATATTGTAGATATCGAGTACATAAAGCCGCGCTTTGACGGTCCGGGACTGTTTGTTGATAATATTTATATGATGAATATCGGGCTTCCAGAGAAACAGGAACTGATTTTAAAGCATGGCATGGGCTTTATTTTGACGCCGAAAAACTTTAATTCAGCAGCGACGATAGCAAATTTAGGGCAGCGTCAGGCCATTTTATTTGATGTTTCCAATGTGCTCGGGGTTTATCGGGATTCAGGAGAGCCATCTTTGACACCAATTGCAAAACGGGATTTAAATGATGGGAGAGTGGCAGTATTTGTTCTCCCGCAAATTCACCATCCCGAAACGGCTGTTCAAATTATTAGCAATGTTCCAACCCTGGAAAATGCGATTAGAATGCCGACTGAATTTATCAAGAATCAGGATAAGGTGATAGGATGA
- the yphA gene encoding conserved membrane protein of unknown function (Evidence 4: Unknown function but conserved in other organisms; PubMedId: 15849754, 16850406; Product type m: membrane component): protein MEQFYYYWSMWFLWVLTTFIFEKTKRRIAVSVFILTNIILSIHDIALYFSLNAAYLMFFVCGCVYAGYLGMYRFRYIMVYLTLVAAYAFVYLFALYDPVWFIIKPEWAAVILIVLLTASVERNFEKQLVLFVLGMCQGELVYSFVIQKLAGAMAVGGFQWLNACSAGMILLFGISKYEHLASQIGQKSKRSNKGATKMS, encoded by the coding sequence ATGGAACAATTTTATTACTATTGGTCAATGTGGTTTCTGTGGGTTCTGACAACATTTATTTTTGAAAAGACGAAAAGACGAATTGCCGTCTCTGTCTTTATTTTAACTAATATTATTCTAAGCATACATGACATCGCTTTATATTTTTCCCTGAATGCTGCATATTTGATGTTTTTCGTTTGCGGATGTGTCTATGCCGGGTATTTGGGAATGTATCGTTTTCGTTACATCATGGTCTATCTGACGCTTGTTGCCGCGTATGCGTTTGTTTATCTTTTTGCATTATATGACCCGGTTTGGTTCATCATAAAACCTGAGTGGGCTGCTGTTATATTAATAGTGCTTTTAACAGCTTCTGTTGAAAGGAATTTTGAGAAGCAGCTTGTCTTATTTGTCCTAGGGATGTGCCAAGGCGAACTGGTGTATTCATTTGTGATCCAGAAGTTGGCCGGGGCTATGGCTGTCGGCGGCTTTCAATGGCTGAATGCGTGTTCTGCGGGGATGATATTGCTGTTTGGCATATCTAAATACGAACACCTCGCAAGCCAGATTGGTCAGAAAAGCAAAAGATCAAACAAAGGAGCTACCAAAATGTCATGA
- the spoIVA gene encoding morphogenetic stage IV sporulation protein (Evidence 1a: Function from experimental evidences in the studied strain; PubMedId: 11160095, 17114257, 17427285, 24810258, 26387458, 28408070; Product type cp : cell process) — MEKVDIFKDIAERTGGDIYLGVVGAVRTGKSTFIKKFMELVVLPNISNEADRARAQDELPQSAAGKTIMTTEPKFVPNQAMSVHVSDGLDVNIRLVDCVGYTVPGAKGYEDENGPRMINTPWYEEPIPFHEAAEIGTRKVIQEHSTIGVVITTDGTIGDIARSDYIEAEERVIEELKEVGKPFIMVINSVRPYHPETEAMRQDLSEKYDIPVLAMSVESMRESDVLSVLREALYEFPVLEVNVNLPSWVMVLKENHWLRESYQESVKETVKDIKRLRDVDRVVGQFSEFEFIESAGLAGIELGQGVAEIDLYAPDHLYDQILKEVVGVEIRGRDHLLELMQDFAHAKTEYDQVSDALKMVKQTGYGIAAPALADMSLDEPEIIRQGSRFGVRLKAVAPSIHMIKVDVESEFAPIIGTEKQSEELVRYLMQDFEDDPLSIWNSDIFGRSLSSIVREGIQAKLSLMPENARYKLKETLERIINEGSGGLIAIIL, encoded by the coding sequence TTGGAAAAGGTCGATATTTTCAAGGATATCGCTGAACGAACAGGAGGCGATATATACTTAGGAGTCGTAGGTGCTGTCCGTACAGGAAAATCCACGTTCATTAAAAAATTTATGGAGCTTGTGGTGCTCCCGAATATCAGTAACGAAGCAGACCGGGCCCGAGCGCAGGATGAACTGCCGCAGAGCGCAGCCGGCAAAACCATTATGACTACAGAGCCTAAATTTGTTCCGAATCAGGCGATGTCTGTTCATGTGTCAGACGGACTCGATGTGAATATAAGATTAGTAGATTGTGTAGGTTACACAGTGCCCGGCGCTAAAGGATATGAAGATGAAAACGGGCCGCGGATGATCAATACGCCTTGGTACGAAGAACCGATCCCATTTCATGAGGCTGCTGAAATCGGCACACGAAAAGTCATTCAAGAACACTCGACCATCGGAGTTGTCATTACGACAGACGGCACCATTGGAGATATCGCCAGAAGTGACTATATAGAGGCTGAAGAAAGAGTCATTGAAGAGCTGAAAGAGGTTGGCAAACCTTTTATTATGGTCATCAACTCAGTCAGGCCGTATCACCCGGAAACGGAAGCCATGCGCCAGGATTTAAGCGAAAAATATGATATCCCGGTATTGGCAATGAGTGTAGAGAGCATGCGGGAATCAGATGTGCTGAGTGTGCTCAGAGAGGCCCTCTACGAGTTTCCGGTGCTAGAAGTGAATGTCAATCTCCCAAGCTGGGTAATGGTGCTGAAAGAAAACCATTGGTTGCGTGAAAGCTATCAGGAGTCCGTGAAGGAAACGGTTAAGGATATTAAACGGCTCCGGGACGTAGACAGGGTTGTCGGCCAATTCAGCGAGTTTGAATTCATTGAAAGTGCCGGATTAGCCGGAATTGAGCTGGGCCAAGGGGTGGCAGAAATTGATTTGTACGCGCCTGATCATCTATATGATCAAATCCTAAAAGAAGTTGTGGGCGTCGAAATCAGAGGAAGAGACCATCTGCTTGAGCTCATGCAAGACTTCGCCCATGCGAAAACAGAATATGATCAAGTGTCTGATGCCTTAAAAATGGTCAAACAGACGGGATACGGCATTGCAGCGCCTGCTTTAGCTGATATGAGTCTCGATGAGCCGGAAATTATAAGGCAGGGCTCGCGATTCGGTGTGAGGCTGAAAGCTGTCGCTCCGTCGATCCATATGATCAAAGTAGATGTCGAAAGCGAATTCGCCCCGATTATCGGAACGGAAAAACAAAGTGAAGAGCTTGTACGCTATTTAATGCAGGACTTTGAGGATGATCCGCTCTCCATCTGGAATTCCGATATCTTCGGAAGGTCGCTGAGCTCAATTGTGAGAGAAGGGATTCAGGCAAAGCTGTCATTGATGCCTGAAAACGCACGGTATAAATTAAAAGAAACATTAGAAAGAATCATAAACGAAGGCTCTGGCGGCTTAATCGCCATCATCCTGTAA
- the ypzH gene encoding hypothetical protein (Evidence 4: Unknown function but conserved in other organisms) produces MSESLTKVILSVITTNRNRVAGGAPVFFCNDQKEMELFAKNLEAILDGIAHRIGDDVYLIVKHF; encoded by the coding sequence ATGAGTGAATCTCTTACGAAAGTGATTTTGTCTGTAATCACGACAAATCGAAATCGGGTTGCAGGGGGAGCACCTGTCTTTTTTTGCAATGACCAAAAGGAGATGGAGCTTTTCGCTAAAAATCTTGAGGCGATCCTTGATGGAATAGCTCACAGAATCGGAGATGACGTGTATTTGATCGTGAAACATTTTTAA
- the yphE gene encoding hypothetical protein (Evidence 4: Unknown function but conserved in other organisms) has translation MNLALMKMWFALGSMGLMFLAVASIYLSRFKCQNRFLKIAISSFAYMCMLISGIIVFVVVFSGPVNE, from the coding sequence TTGAATCTGGCATTGATGAAAATGTGGTTTGCTCTAGGGTCCATGGGTCTGATGTTTCTGGCTGTAGCTTCCATCTATTTAAGCCGCTTTAAGTGCCAAAACCGTTTTTTGAAGATTGCGATTTCATCATTCGCATACATGTGTATGCTCATATCTGGAATTATTGTGTTTGTCGTGGTTTTTAGCGGCCCTGTCAATGAATAA